A single window of Nicotiana tomentosiformis chromosome 1, ASM39032v3, whole genome shotgun sequence DNA harbors:
- the LOC104107110 gene encoding potassium channel AKT2/3, with translation MIIEDSQIKDQHVQDNNHGSNNSSGTNSDELSFRNLSKLILPPLGSNDYNQNQTQQKGKIITPMDSRYRCWETLMVVMVAYSAWVCPFEIAFMHSNPNRALYFADNVVDLFFAVDIILTFFVAYIDTTTQLLVRDRRRIATRYISTWFMMDVASTIPFDLLALIFTGKHQIGISYSVLGMLRFWRLRRVKQFFTRLEKDMRFSYFWVRCARLLFVTLLTVHCAGCLYYLLADRYPHQGDTWLGAMNPNYKETSLLIRYIAALYWSITTMTTVGYGDLHAVNTLEMVFIIFYMLFNLGLTAYIIGNMTNLVVEGTRRTMEFRNSIEAASNFVCRNRLPPRLKEQILAYMCLRFRAESLNQQQLIEQLPKTICKSIRHHLFLPTVEKVYLFKGVSREILLLLVADMKAEYIPPREDVIMQNESPDEVYIIVSGEVEMIECEMENEQVVWTFKSGDMLGEVGAFCCRPQSYTYRTKTLSQLLKIRTTSLIEAMKTRQEDNIIMIKNFLQHHKKLRDLKLGDLFHEVGAENGDPNMSVNLLTVASTGNATFLEELLKARLDPDIGDAQGRTPLHIAASKGHEECVMVLLRHGCNIHLRDVNGNTALWEAIAEKQHPTFRILYHWASVSDPYVAGELLCTAAKRNDLTVMKELLKHGLIVDSKDRHGSTAIHVALEENHEDMVKLLLMNGAEINDKFKHKLSSMNLSEMLQKREVGHRVIVSDTMDEVAQKWREQEQKYNSGSTRDQSSFRVSIYKGHPVIRKRTHCSEPGKLIILPNSLAELKIIAGQKFGFDATNALVTDQEGSEIDSIEVIRDNDKLFIVEDPKCL, from the exons ATGATAATTGAAGATAGCCAAATTAAAGACCAACATGTGCAAGATAATAACCATGGGAGTAACAATAGTTCAGGTACGAATTCAGATGAACTCAGTTTTCGAAACCTGTCAAAGCTCATTCTACCTCCTCTTGGTTCCAATGATTACAACCAGAATCAAACTCAGCAGAAAGGCAAGATCATCACCCCTATGGATTCTAGATACAG GTGTTGGGAGACGCTAATGGTAGTAATGGTGGCGTATTCTGCATGGGTATGTCCATTTGAGATAGCATTCATGCACTCCAACCCAAACAGAGCGCTCTATTTCGCAGATAACGTTGTTGATCTCTTCTTTGCTGTTGATATCATCTTGACATTCTTTGTTGCCTATATTGATACTACTACTCAGCTTCTCGTACGTGACAGGAGAAGAATTGCTACAAG ATATATATCTACATGGTTTATGATGGATGTTGCCTCAACCATACCATTCGACCTTCTTGCCTTGATTTTCACTGGCAAACACCAAATTGGTATTTCTTACTCAGTTCTAGGAATGCTCAGGTTTTGGCGTCTTCGCAGGGTTAAACAGTTTTTTACCAG ACTTGAAAAGGACATGAGATTCAGCTATTTTTGGGTCAGATGTGCCAGGCTTCTATTT GTTACACTATTGACAGTGCACTGTGCTGGTTGCCTCTACTATTTGCTAGCTGACAGATATCCACACCAAGGAGATACTTGGTTAGGAGCTATGAATCCAAATTACAAGGAGACAAGTCTTCTTATTAGGTACATTGCAGCTTTATATTGGTCTATTACTACCATGACAACAGTTGGCTATGGTGATCTCCATGCTGTCAACACTTTGGAAATGGTTTTCATCATTTTCTACATGCTCTTCAATCTTGGCCTCACTGCTTATATTATTGGTAATATGACCAATTTAGTCGTTGAAGGAACTCGTCGTACCATGGAATTC AGAAATAGCATCGAAGCTGCATCAAATTTCGTGTGTCGAAATAGGTTGCCTCCAAGATTGAAAGAGCAAATATTGGCTTATATGTGTTTAAGATTCAGGGCAGAGAGCCTAAACCAGCAGCAATTGATTGAACAACTTCCCAAGACAATCTGCAAAAGCATTAGGCACCATTTGTTTTTGCCAACAGTGGAGAAGGTTTATCTTTTCAAGGGTGTCTCAAGGGAAATTCTGTTACTTTTG GTTGCAGATATGAAGGCTGAGTACATACCCCCAAGAGAGGATGTAATAATGCAAAACGAATCGCCAGATGAGGTATACATCATAGTGTCAGGGGAGGTGGAAATGATTGAGTGTGAGATGGAAAATGAGCAGGTTGTTTGGACATTCAAATCTGGAGATATGTTAGGAGAAGTTGGGGCATTTTGTTGTAGGCCTCAGAGCTACACGTATCGAACCAAGACACTTTCACAACTCTTGAAGATAAGAACAACTTCTTTGATTGAAGCAATGAAAACTAGACAAGAAGATAATATCATAATGATCAAGAACTTCCTTCAG CATCACAAGAAGCTCAGGGATTTAAAGCTTGGAGATTTATTTCATGAAGTTGGGGCAGAAAATGGTGATCCAAACATGTCTGTTAATTTGCTAACTGTTGCTAGTACAGGTAATGCTACTTTTCTTGAGGAACTTCTCAAGGCAAGATTAGATCCTGATATCGGAGACGCCCAAGGAAGAACTCCACTG CACATAGCAGCATCGAAAGGGCACGAAGAGTGTGTAATGGTTCTTCTTAGACATGGATGTAACATACACCTCCGAG ATGTAAATGGTAACACCGCGTTGTGGGAAGCTATAGCAGAAAAACAACATCCAACATTTCGGATATTATACCATTGGGCTTCTGTCTCCGATCCCTATGTTGCTGGTGAACTCTTATGCACAGCAGCTAAGAGAAATGACTTAACAGTGATGAAAGAACTCCTAAAACATGGATTAATAGTTGACTCAAAAGATCGCCACGGATCAACTGCTATCCATGTTGCATTGGAAGAAAATCATGAAGACATGGTAAAGCTACTTCTAATGAATGGAGCCGAGATTAATGATAAATTTAAGCACAAGCTTTCTTCGATGAACCTAAGCGAGATGCTGCAAAAACGAGAAGTAGGGCACAGGGTTATAGTCTCCGACACAATGGATGAAGTTGCTCAAAAGTGGCGCGAACAAGAGCAGAAGTACAACTCGGGAAGTACTAGGGATCAATCATCTTTTAGAGTTAGCATATACAAAGGCCATCCTGTGATCAGAAAAAGAACTCATTGCAGTGAACCTGGGAAAttaattattcttccaaattcaCTTGCAGAGCTCAAGATCATTGCAG GTCAGAAATTTGGATTTGATGCAACAAATGCATTGGTGACAGATCAAGAAGGATCAGAAATTGACTCTATTGAAGTGATAAGAGATAATGATAAGCTATTTATAGTTGAAGATCCAAAATGCTTGTAG